The Agarilytica rhodophyticola genome has a window encoding:
- a CDS encoding DsbA family protein, with amino-acid sequence MKKSLMPYVARTISSDALLKAKRSLFNLRAKLSGQAYVINIFIKPDDPYSYLLLQALPSIQARFSIAMRFHVINDLDEQMYPRLDMLRAYATYDAHQLAQLYSLDFPEEVPHVNQTDTETLSYYLVALKNDESFITQARHLLEQFWFNGNVPEKILEGISERQNKLSNNFELLSKTGHYQGAMISFDGEWYWAIDRLDHLEERLLQMGLAKQPDEKIYFDKTYKNFCKTQFNNSETTEPNTPLTLFWSARSPYSYIAIEKAVTMAQHYHLPLEIKPVMPMMMRGMNVPHTKKMYIFLDTKREARKLGIPYGFVADPLGKAVERCYALIDYADSKNLLNAFLLSFARGVNAQGIRAETDKGMKEIVTRCGLDWSIAKMKLNNDQWKLRVQKNLDEMFAMGCWGVPCIRYEDQHYWGQDRFAMLENHILRNK; translated from the coding sequence ATGAAAAAATCGCTCATGCCCTATGTGGCACGCACTATTTCAAGTGACGCTTTACTCAAAGCTAAACGTTCGCTGTTTAATTTACGTGCCAAACTCAGTGGCCAAGCGTATGTGATTAACATATTTATTAAGCCTGATGATCCATATAGCTACCTACTACTTCAAGCCCTACCATCTATTCAGGCTCGTTTCTCTATTGCCATGCGCTTTCACGTGATCAACGATCTTGACGAGCAGATGTATCCAAGACTCGACATGTTAAGGGCTTATGCGACTTACGATGCACATCAACTTGCCCAGCTATATAGCCTCGACTTTCCCGAAGAGGTGCCTCATGTAAACCAGACAGATACCGAGACCTTGTCGTATTACCTTGTTGCTTTGAAAAATGACGAATCATTTATTACGCAAGCAAGACATCTGCTTGAGCAGTTTTGGTTTAATGGCAACGTACCAGAGAAAATTCTTGAGGGAATATCAGAGCGACAAAACAAGCTATCAAATAACTTTGAGCTATTGAGTAAAACAGGTCATTATCAAGGCGCTATGATAAGTTTTGACGGCGAATGGTATTGGGCAATAGACAGGCTTGACCACCTAGAAGAACGCTTACTTCAGATGGGCCTGGCCAAGCAGCCAGATGAGAAAATATATTTTGACAAAACATATAAGAATTTTTGTAAGACCCAATTTAATAACAGCGAAACTACTGAGCCCAATACACCCTTAACACTATTTTGGTCGGCCAGAAGTCCTTATTCGTACATAGCGATAGAAAAAGCTGTGACAATGGCGCAACACTACCACCTACCTCTCGAAATTAAACCGGTAATGCCCATGATGATGCGTGGCATGAATGTGCCGCATACCAAGAAAATGTACATTTTTTTGGATACAAAAAGAGAGGCACGAAAGCTAGGAATTCCTTATGGATTTGTTGCCGACCCTCTTGGTAAAGCCGTTGAGCGTTGTTACGCACTCATTGATTACGCCGACTCAAAAAATCTACTTAATGCGTTCTTACTAAGTTTTGCCAGAGGCGTTAATGCCCAAGGAATACGCGCAGAAACGGACAAGGGAATGAAAGAAATAGTGACAAGGTGTGGCTTAGATTGGTCTATTGCCAAAATGAAACTGAACAATGATCAATGGAAGCTACGAGTGCAGAAAAACCTCGATGAAATGTTTGCTATGGGATGTTGGGGTGTACCGTGTATTCGATACGAAGATCAACATTATTGGGGACAAGATAGGTTTGCCATGCTAGAAAACCATATCTTGAGAAACAAATAG
- a CDS encoding Lrp/AsnC family transcriptional regulator: MNDIDKQIANIIQADGKASSAEIANHVGISVSSANERVRKLKSIGAITQWRGVLNPSAFGVELLVFIFVDMSYEGEYEATCALTECPEVQEIHHISGPHSYLLKVRVKNTVALQEFINTSVKPLKAVVKTETLMVLDTSKETTEIDLGHLNKGG, translated from the coding sequence ATGAATGACATTGATAAACAAATCGCCAACATTATTCAGGCTGATGGCAAGGCATCAAGTGCCGAAATTGCCAACCACGTCGGAATATCTGTGTCTTCGGCTAATGAACGCGTTCGCAAACTAAAGTCAATTGGCGCAATTACACAGTGGCGCGGCGTTTTAAACCCCAGTGCTTTTGGCGTTGAACTTCTGGTATTTATTTTTGTAGATATGAGCTATGAAGGAGAGTATGAGGCAACCTGTGCATTAACCGAGTGCCCAGAGGTTCAAGAGATCCATCATATTAGCGGCCCTCATTCCTACCTACTGAAAGTTCGAGTTAAGAATACTGTTGCCCTTCAAGAGTTCATAAACACATCTGTGAAACCCCTTAAAGCAGTCGTTAAAACAGAGACGCTAATGGTTCTTGACACGTCTAAAGAAACCACTGAAATTGATCTCGGTCATTTAAATAAAGGGGGATAA